CAGCACCCCGCAGCGAAGCAGAAGGGTGCGGGAATCCAGAGGATTCTTCCCATCGGGCGATGCAGGTCGGCGTCGGCGTACCGTCGCCGGCGGCGTGTTGGGTGGGGCGGCCGCCACTCACGTGGCACCTCGCCTGGGTCCTTGCTTCCGCAGGGGCGACGGACGGGGCGCCTCACCTGGATGCATGCCCTCGGCCTCCTCCCGCTCCACTGCGAGCGCTCCCACTCGAACGTCAACGGGACCCGGCCGCCTGCCGGGTCCCGCGTTTCGGTCTTGCGCACGTAGTCTGCGCGTTACGATGCGTTACGATGCTGTGACTATTGTCCGGTCGCCGGGGGGATCGTCGCGGCAGGCGCGAGCGTCGGCAGCGGCAGCAGGTACGGATTGTCGCTCGGCACCAGCATCACCTGGATGCCCGGCGCCAGCCGCTGGATGTACTCATAGTTGAGCAAAGCCGGGTTGCTGCGCAGGGCAGCCCCGATCAGCTCGAGCGCCTTGGACTGGGCTTCGGCCTCGATCAGATTGGACTTGGCCTTGCCTTCGGCGTCGATCACCAGCGCATCGGCCCGGCCCTGCGCCGTCTGCCGGGCCTGCTCCGCTTCCTGCTTGCGCTGCTGGACTATCAGCTCCGCCTGCTGGGCCAACTGTTCGGCGATCTGCTTCTGCTCCACCGAGGCGGCGTACTCCGGCGAGAAGGTGATGTTACGCAGGATGAAATCGATCAGCACCAGGCCATTCTCCTGCATCTTCTCTGTCAGGGCGGTTTCCATGCTGGACTGGAAGTCATCTCGTCTGGAGGTCACGATCTCTTCGACGCCGTACTGCGAGGCGGTATCGCGGATAATGCCGCGCGCCTGGGGCCGGATGAGCTCGTCGACGTATCGGTTCTTCCAGTCGATGTGCACGCCGATGACCTCATTCGGGTCGATGGCGAAAATGACCGAGGCGTCAATGAACAACTCTTGCCCATCGGACGTTCGGGCTGTTACCGAGTCATCCCCCTGGACGGCGCCCTCCAACGGGGCAATCGACATCGTGTAGGACTGGCGCGAGATCGGGTAGAGGACGACGTTCTCAAAGAAGGGGACCACCCAGCGCAACCCTGGCTGGAGCGTCTCTTCCCGGTAGCCCTTGGGCGCCAGAGCGGAGATCACCACACCTCGCTCCTCCGGTTGGATGAAGACCAACCCGGCGGCGACGACCGTGAGCAAGATGGCGATGCCGACGATCGCTAAGACGACGGTGCCGGACTTACGGATCGGCTGGCCGCGCCCGGCCCGCATAACCGAGGTCGCAATCACCGCAATCGCCGCCAACCACGCCAGCGACGCCATCAATCGGACGACCTGTGCAACGTTCATTCAAGCCTCCTGGAAAACTCAACGATGAGCTGAAGTTTGAGACGATTATAGCAGGTGGCCCCCTGCTGTCGCCTGACGTTGCCCTGACCGGAGCGCCATGCTAGCATGCGCCCGTGCGTCGGATTCAGACAGTCATCCACTCGCTGGGCCTGGATGCCCTCGGCACGC
The DNA window shown above is from Anaerolineales bacterium and carries:
- a CDS encoding prohibitin family protein — encoded protein: MNVAQVVRLMASLAWLAAIAVIATSVMRAGRGQPIRKSGTVVLAIVGIAILLTVVAAGLVFIQPEERGVVISALAPKGYREETLQPGLRWVVPFFENVVLYPISRQSYTMSIAPLEGAVQGDDSVTARTSDGQELFIDASVIFAIDPNEVIGVHIDWKNRYVDELIRPQARGIIRDTASQYGVEEIVTSRRDDFQSSMETALTEKMQENGLVLIDFILRNITFSPEYAASVEQKQIAEQLAQQAELIVQQRKQEAEQARQTAQGRADALVIDAEGKAKSNLIEAEAQSKALELIGAALRSNPALLNYEYIQRLAPGIQVMLVPSDNPYLLPLPTLAPAATIPPATGQ